Proteins encoded within one genomic window of Acinetobacter sp. WCHA55:
- a CDS encoding TPM domain-containing protein, producing MVTTTETTDIVTKPKLDEVMQPSFKRWLKHLLHMPASKRFFNQQDQHAIAQAVSDAEHGHIGEIQVVIEGHMPAREAYYLDTRGRAKQLFAELGVWDTELNSGILLYLNLCERKVEIVIDRGIQEATTQQVWNEVCQSIIKKMAQQQYRQALVDGVTQIGTILDQFYANKIQDKADELSNAPIMLN from the coding sequence ATGGTAACAACAACTGAAACGACGGATATCGTCACGAAACCCAAGCTGGATGAAGTCATGCAACCGAGTTTTAAGCGATGGTTAAAGCATTTACTGCATATGCCAGCGAGTAAACGCTTTTTTAATCAACAAGATCAACATGCGATTGCACAAGCCGTATCAGATGCTGAACATGGGCACATTGGTGAAATTCAAGTGGTGATTGAAGGACACATGCCTGCACGCGAAGCCTATTATTTAGATACTCGTGGACGTGCAAAACAGCTTTTCGCTGAACTTGGTGTCTGGGATACTGAGCTGAATAGTGGGATTTTGTTATACCTTAATTTGTGTGAACGTAAAGTCGAGATTGTGATTGACCGTGGGATACAGGAAGCCACCACACAGCAGGTATGGAACGAGGTCTGTCAGAGCATTATTAAAAAAATGGCACAGCAACAGTATCGCCAAGCTTTAGTCGATGGTGTTACACAAATTGGGACTATTTTGGATCAATTCTATGCCAATAAAATACAAGACAAAGCTGATGAATTGAGCAATGCGCCAATTATGTTGAACTAG
- a CDS encoding pilin has protein sequence MNAQKGFTLIELMIVVAIIGILAAIAIPAYQNYTAKSQASVALADISGAKVNIEAKLSEGLTAAAAAALTTGESVGIKNSTSACSAITVEVAADGTSLVECTIAGSAKVAGKLMQWERTADTNASAGTSTSSAVSESTGSWTCKTDVAPSLAPKSCVAI, from the coding sequence ATGAACGCTCAAAAGGGTTTCACTCTCATTGAATTAATGATCGTTGTTGCAATTATCGGTATTCTTGCTGCAATTGCGATTCCTGCTTATCAGAACTATACAGCTAAATCTCAAGCATCTGTAGCATTAGCCGATATTAGTGGTGCAAAAGTGAATATTGAAGCTAAATTATCAGAAGGTCTTACCGCAGCTGCAGCTGCAGCTCTTACTACAGGTGAATCTGTTGGTATTAAAAATAGTACAAGTGCTTGTTCTGCGATTACTGTTGAAGTAGCAGCTGATGGCACATCTCTAGTAGAATGTACTATTGCAGGAAGTGCTAAGGTTGCAGGAAAGCTAATGCAATGGGAGCGCACTGCTGACACCAATGCATCAGCAGGAACGTCAACATCTTCGGCTGTTTCTGAATCTACAGGTTCTTGGACGTGTAAGACAGACGTAGCACCATCTTTAGCTCCAAAAAGCTGTGTAGCTATATAA
- a CDS encoding PglL family O-oligosaccharyltransferase, with product MENLLYGYIKNRFIYVIIFLLFLSFVNYNHYYPWTTYDSEKYVFYLSAFFVLYFISSNAIKVVLNTNLLLLLLLLLCSILSYPYYYFNQYFILFNIYLINLIILCVALCNFHDENGKLLDGILISLVLAGATSSILSIYQWMDFSTEFFWLYKSTGSRVSANLGQPNHLSTLLLLSVLSCIYFFNKFKIIPVLFFIPILVFSLVLTQSRSAMIALIIITTISCIKWRVLANSIKLILFSLNFLYIIMAHFLSKIYEKNDVIGRINGGFERLAIWQDFFNVLPHIGLFGVGWKNIEYYQFQYGENFSGYLSSYHNLLLDLIVVFGLFGAFFFIYIFIKLLLVFFRIENSNDLIIFLMLSVLINHSLFEFPLFYSYFLFVFCVLYFSLEKKYSRYFFYLKINKFIFYFISFLVIGLSFFYIQNFEKNRIFYRTLYLGYCAEVENKSIFFDEFENLAIINCKNNISVNNIYYFETALLRRPSSNNILKLIYFYHKIGEYEKRDSLLIKYNSRYIVQYSLDDVLKMKYYLK from the coding sequence ATGGAAAATTTATTATATGGTTATATAAAAAATAGATTTATATATGTGATAATTTTTCTATTGTTTTTAAGTTTTGTAAATTATAATCATTATTATCCATGGACGACGTATGATTCTGAGAAATATGTTTTCTATTTATCAGCTTTTTTTGTTTTATATTTTATTTCTAGTAATGCGATTAAAGTTGTTTTAAATACAAATTTATTGTTGTTGTTGTTGTTGTTGTTGTGTTCAATTTTGTCTTATCCATACTATTACTTTAATCAATATTTTATTTTATTTAATATATATCTTATTAATTTAATTATCCTATGTGTTGCATTGTGTAATTTTCATGATGAAAATGGTAAATTATTAGACGGAATTCTAATTTCGTTAGTATTAGCTGGGGCAACATCATCGATTTTATCCATTTATCAATGGATGGATTTTTCGACAGAGTTTTTTTGGTTGTACAAATCAACTGGATCTCGCGTCTCCGCAAATTTAGGCCAACCTAATCATCTTTCAACTCTATTGTTGTTGTCAGTCCTATCCTGTATATATTTTTTTAACAAGTTTAAAATAATACCAGTATTATTTTTTATTCCTATACTGGTTTTTTCTTTGGTTTTGACTCAGTCTCGATCTGCAATGATTGCATTAATAATTATTACAACTATTTCCTGTATTAAATGGCGGGTTTTAGCTAATAGTATAAAATTAATATTATTTTCTCTTAATTTTTTATATATCATAATGGCGCATTTTCTAAGTAAAATATATGAAAAAAATGACGTTATTGGTCGAATAAATGGTGGTTTTGAGCGTTTAGCTATATGGCAAGATTTTTTCAATGTTTTACCACATATTGGTTTATTTGGTGTTGGATGGAAAAATATTGAATATTATCAATTTCAGTATGGGGAAAATTTTTCAGGCTATCTTTCTTCTTATCATAATTTATTGTTAGATTTAATAGTGGTATTTGGTTTATTTGGAGCGTTTTTTTTTATATATATATTTATAAAATTGTTATTGGTTTTTTTTAGAATAGAAAATTCAAATGACTTGATTATTTTTCTTATGTTATCTGTTTTGATTAATCATTCTCTTTTTGAGTTCCCATTATTTTATAGTTATTTTTTATTTGTGTTTTGTGTTTTGTATTTTAGCTTAGAGAAGAAGTACTCTCGCTACTTTTTTTATTTGAAAATTAATAAATTTATATTTTATTTTATTTCATTTCTGGTTATCGGTTTAAGTTTCTTTTATATCCAAAATTTTGAAAAAAACAGGATTTTTTATCGGACCTTATATTTGGGTTATTGTGCTGAGGTTGAAAATAAAAGTATATTTTTTGATGAGTTTGAAAATTTAGCTATTATTAATTGTAAGAATAATATTTCTGTAAATAATATTTATTATTTCGAGACTGCATTGTTAAGAAGACCATCATCAAATAATATACTTAAATTAATTTATTTTTATCATAAAATTGGTGAGTATGAAAAGCGTGATAGTCTTTTAATTAAATACAATAGTAGATATATTGTTCAATATAGTTTGGATGATGTTTTGAAAATGAAATATTATTTAAAGTAA
- the bfr gene encoding heteropolymeric bacterioferritin subunit Bfr → MKGNRDVINQLNQVLYHHLTAINQNFLHSRMFNDWGIEQLGSAEYKESIRQMKHADKIIERILFLEGLPNLQHLGKLYIGQHTVEVLNCDVRKTKENIESIQAAVKLAEEQLDYVTRDLVQEILEKEEEWLDWTNTQLDLVETVGVENYIQSHI, encoded by the coding sequence ATGAAGGGCAATCGTGATGTAATTAATCAGTTAAATCAGGTGCTTTATCATCATTTAACTGCCATTAACCAAAATTTCCTGCACTCTCGTATGTTTAATGACTGGGGGATTGAGCAACTCGGTTCAGCTGAATATAAAGAGTCCATCCGTCAAATGAAGCATGCTGACAAAATCATTGAGCGCATTCTTTTTTTAGAAGGTCTACCAAACCTACAACACTTGGGTAAACTCTATATCGGTCAACATACCGTTGAAGTCTTGAATTGCGATGTCCGTAAAACCAAAGAGAACATTGAATCCATTCAAGCCGCTGTGAAGCTCGCTGAAGAGCAGCTCGACTATGTCACTCGTGATCTTGTGCAAGAAATCTTAGAAAAAGAAGAAGAATGGTTAGACTGGACGAATACGCAACTCGATTTAGTTGAAACCGTCGGTGTAGAGAATTATATTCAGAGCCACATCTAG
- a CDS encoding bacterioferritin-associated ferredoxin, with protein sequence MYVCLCRGITDQDIKDAVENGAASYREVREMLDLGTCCGRCAPEARSIISAEVSAIASRLAIAA encoded by the coding sequence ATGTACGTGTGCTTATGCCGTGGTATTACAGATCAAGATATTAAAGACGCTGTTGAAAATGGTGCGGCTAGTTATCGCGAAGTCCGTGAGATGCTCGACCTCGGCACATGCTGTGGTCGTTGTGCGCCTGAAGCGCGCTCAATCATCAGTGCAGAAGTATCTGCGATTGCCTCACGCTTAGCCATAGCTGCCTAG
- a CDS encoding RelA/SpoT family protein, whose product MPGPMVSQAKQQLKTIIDAYLTESDVERVLAACDYADIAHDGITRKSGEPYILHPIAVSCILAHMRLDAETLMAALLHDVIEDTDFSKEDIAEKFGKTVAELVDGVTKLSQSSDKEYNKAASFRKILQATLQDPRVIIIKLADRYHNMTTLEALRPDKRARIAQETFDIFVPMARIVGMNEMGDNLEHLCYQNLDLDMYNNVQEALLQTKPKRCEYQSKWEHNLTELLKTHQISGRIKKKNNNIELLRHFVKNDIDLHELTHSHAFEIILNSIADCDRLAEVLRESFKVLHFADHIRKPLPGGNQSLLLRLKGENTTLSVTIQTELMRKAARFGVVLGDSAPQACRSAIQASMQNLNVLIDGACAKTTFSELLDYLHQEKIWVYTPHGHLHELPQGATVVDFAYSASLFLGNHAVGAKINGETKPLSTPLHSGQVIEIITDVLATPNPDWLSFVNTQKARRALQNILREQDIEEQRLVGQQALNRALKLFNVSIKDLTESDWSELLQWRHIENKDQLFEQIAVGDLLPQLVANHLFAHDQSAQESDRLIQGTEGVDVKYAHCCNPVLGDPIQGHLSRRGLIVHRARCHNLLHEQHLHPENIMPLQWSNENEEEISFTAYLLINMAMDDEQISDLIYQCRKEKIGVEMVRNQDDKTYVNVVVHNRKQIAKIIRDLRMHFGFPRISRLAQPVSITETSIAS is encoded by the coding sequence ATGCCAGGCCCAATGGTCAGCCAAGCTAAACAACAGCTCAAAACTATTATCGATGCTTACTTAACTGAAAGCGATGTCGAGCGTGTGCTTGCGGCCTGTGATTATGCGGATATTGCCCATGATGGTATTACACGCAAAAGTGGCGAACCGTATATTTTGCATCCGATTGCGGTCAGCTGTATTTTAGCGCATATGCGTCTAGATGCAGAGACACTCATGGCAGCCCTTTTACACGATGTCATTGAGGACACAGACTTTAGCAAAGAGGATATTGCAGAAAAATTTGGAAAAACCGTTGCAGAACTGGTTGATGGTGTCACTAAACTTAGCCAATCCAGTGATAAAGAATATAATAAAGCCGCTTCTTTCCGAAAAATTCTGCAAGCTACACTACAAGACCCACGTGTCATTATTATTAAACTGGCAGATCGCTATCACAACATGACTACCTTGGAAGCACTTCGGCCCGATAAGCGCGCACGCATTGCTCAAGAAACCTTTGATATTTTTGTCCCAATGGCACGTATCGTTGGCATGAATGAGATGGGCGATAACCTCGAACATCTGTGTTATCAAAACCTCGATCTCGACATGTATAACAATGTCCAAGAAGCGCTCCTGCAAACCAAACCCAAACGCTGCGAATACCAAAGTAAGTGGGAACATAATCTAACCGAATTACTGAAAACCCATCAAATTTCAGGTCGTATTAAAAAGAAAAATAACAATATCGAACTGCTTCGACACTTTGTCAAAAATGACATTGATCTACATGAACTCACGCATAGTCATGCCTTTGAAATTATTCTAAATAGCATTGCGGACTGTGACCGCTTAGCCGAAGTGTTACGCGAGAGTTTTAAAGTTTTACACTTTGCAGACCATATTCGTAAACCACTCCCAGGTGGCAACCAATCGTTACTACTGCGCTTAAAAGGTGAAAACACAACACTATCTGTCACTATTCAGACCGAACTGATGCGTAAAGCTGCGCGTTTTGGCGTGGTACTAGGCGACAGTGCACCACAAGCTTGCCGCTCTGCGATTCAAGCCTCGATGCAGAACTTAAATGTCTTGATCGATGGTGCTTGTGCCAAAACCACCTTTAGTGAACTACTCGATTATTTACACCAAGAGAAAATTTGGGTGTACACCCCACATGGTCATTTACACGAATTACCACAAGGGGCAACGGTGGTCGATTTTGCCTATTCGGCCAGCTTATTTTTAGGTAACCATGCGGTAGGTGCGAAAATCAATGGGGAAACCAAACCCCTTTCTACACCATTACACAGTGGTCAGGTGATTGAAATTATTACCGATGTGTTGGCCACCCCAAATCCAGATTGGCTCAGCTTCGTCAACACGCAGAAAGCCCGTCGCGCCTTGCAAAATATACTGCGTGAGCAAGATATCGAAGAACAACGCCTCGTTGGACAGCAAGCTTTAAATCGCGCTTTAAAACTATTCAATGTATCCATTAAAGACTTAACCGAATCAGACTGGTCAGAACTTTTACAATGGCGACATATCGAAAATAAAGACCAATTATTCGAGCAAATTGCTGTGGGCGATTTACTACCACAATTGGTTGCGAATCATTTATTTGCACATGACCAAAGTGCCCAGGAATCTGACCGACTCATTCAAGGTACTGAAGGTGTCGATGTCAAATACGCACATTGTTGTAACCCGGTGTTGGGTGACCCAATTCAAGGGCATTTATCCCGCCGTGGTCTTATTGTGCATCGTGCACGTTGTCATAATCTCTTGCATGAACAACATCTACACCCGGAAAACATCATGCCGTTGCAGTGGAGCAATGAGAACGAAGAAGAAATTAGTTTTACTGCATATTTATTGATTAACATGGCAATGGATGACGAACAAATTTCCGACCTGATTTACCAATGTCGTAAAGAAAAAATCGGGGTCGAAATGGTACGTAATCAAGACGACAAGACTTATGTCAATGTAGTGGTACACAACCGTAAGCAAATTGCAAAAATCATTCGCGATCTACGTATGCATTTTGGCTTCCCGCGTATCAGTCGATTGGCTCAACCAGTGAGCATTACAGAAACATCGATTGCGAGTTAA
- a CDS encoding RidA family protein: protein MSRQVIHTENAPAAIGTYSQAILVGNTLYLSGQIGLDPYSMELVEGIEAQIRRVFDNLKAVCEAAGGTLADIAKLNIFLTDLSNFQLVNQIMGEYFAQPYPARAALGVASLPKNALVEMDGIVIINQ from the coding sequence ATGTCCCGCCAAGTAATTCATACTGAAAATGCCCCTGCTGCGATCGGCACTTATTCGCAGGCAATCTTAGTCGGCAATACACTTTACCTTTCTGGTCAGATTGGTTTAGACCCATACAGTATGGAGTTGGTTGAAGGCATTGAAGCGCAAATTCGCCGCGTGTTTGATAACTTAAAAGCTGTCTGCGAAGCCGCTGGTGGAACACTGGCTGATATCGCGAAGTTGAATATTTTCTTAACCGATCTTTCAAACTTCCAGTTGGTCAACCAAATTATGGGTGAATATTTCGCACAACCTTACCCTGCACGCGCAGCGCTCGGTGTGGCCAGCCTACCTAAAAATGCATTGGTTGAGATGGATGGTATTGTGATTATTAATCAATAA
- the rpoZ gene encoding DNA-directed RNA polymerase subunit omega, giving the protein MARVTVEDCLDHVDNRFELVLVASKRARQLARQGIEPTVEWDNDKPTVVALREIAVGHVSKDILKQREQDYQTSSLDLALSANNLNLDGFSFQ; this is encoded by the coding sequence ATGGCACGCGTAACCGTTGAAGATTGTTTAGACCATGTAGACAACCGCTTTGAGCTTGTACTAGTGGCAAGCAAACGCGCGCGTCAATTGGCACGTCAGGGTATTGAACCTACTGTTGAGTGGGACAATGACAAACCGACTGTTGTTGCATTACGTGAAATTGCAGTAGGTCATGTTTCTAAAGACATTTTGAAACAACGTGAGCAAGACTACCAAACTTCGAGTCTTGATCTTGCACTTTCTGCAAACAATTTGAATTTAGATGGTTTTTCTTTCCAATAA
- a CDS encoding TPM domain-containing protein: protein MKGAQQGKRFPYQWMVAFILSGLLCLSSLTWAEVATATDSATETVIAGKVIQDQQAETSNNVTSKSANAVSQPLVANDMAEGESIRALPTLNEPVIDQAHILSAEDKQAIGQKIRALHDTGKAQIGVVIVPTTGQEDIFGFAMRIADQWQLGSAKQDNGLLIAIAISDRRIQILTGYGLEGVIPDIIANHIINQQITPYFKQAQYARGINAGLTEIERILNLDPEVAAQAAQELQERQEQAIREQEAKSKTLSTALFILIAGAIGSFVVGKRLSASTAAVAGTVAGLVNGAGLVTSLLIGGGIFFLLITTLAQTIFQLFLSSGGGGGRGGRGGGGFGGGGYSGGGGGFGGGGASGSW, encoded by the coding sequence ATGAAGGGAGCACAACAGGGGAAACGGTTTCCGTATCAATGGATGGTTGCATTCATTTTATCAGGACTGTTGTGTCTAAGTTCATTAACGTGGGCAGAGGTTGCGACTGCAACAGATAGCGCTACTGAAACAGTCATCGCTGGAAAGGTGATTCAAGATCAGCAAGCAGAGACCTCCAATAACGTCACTTCTAAAAGCGCTAATGCTGTATCTCAACCGCTTGTTGCGAATGATATGGCAGAGGGCGAGTCGATACGGGCATTACCGACCTTAAATGAACCCGTGATCGATCAAGCACATATTTTAAGTGCTGAAGATAAACAAGCCATTGGCCAAAAAATTCGTGCCTTGCATGACACAGGAAAAGCCCAAATAGGCGTAGTGATTGTCCCGACCACAGGTCAAGAGGATATTTTTGGTTTTGCCATGCGTATTGCAGACCAATGGCAGCTCGGTTCGGCCAAACAAGACAATGGTTTGCTGATTGCAATTGCTATTAGCGATCGACGTATTCAGATTCTTACAGGCTATGGCTTGGAAGGGGTCATTCCGGATATTATTGCCAACCATATTATTAACCAACAAATCACACCGTACTTTAAGCAAGCTCAGTATGCCCGAGGGATCAACGCAGGACTGACTGAAATAGAACGGATTTTAAATCTTGATCCAGAAGTTGCAGCCCAAGCGGCACAAGAACTACAAGAGCGCCAAGAGCAAGCTATTCGAGAGCAGGAAGCCAAAAGTAAAACATTGAGTACTGCTTTATTTATCTTAATTGCTGGTGCAATTGGATCTTTTGTAGTGGGTAAGCGTTTAAGTGCCTCGACGGCTGCAGTTGCTGGAACCGTGGCAGGTTTGGTCAATGGAGCAGGTTTAGTCACCAGTTTACTGATTGGTGGCGGGATTTTCTTTTTACTCATCACGACCTTAGCCCAAACGATTTTTCAGCTATTTCTCTCCTCTGGTGGGGGCGGTGGACGAGGAGGTCGTGGCGGCGGCGGTTTTGGTGGAGGTGGATATAGTGGCGGGGGCGGCGGCTTCGGCGGTGGAGGAGCATCAGGGTCATGGTAA